The following nucleotide sequence is from Leopardus geoffroyi isolate Oge1 chromosome A1, O.geoffroyi_Oge1_pat1.0, whole genome shotgun sequence.
ACCTTCGACAGCCGACAGCGAGTCGGGCCTTTCCATCTGCGGCCACAGATTCACTGCAGGCCCCCAAACCCCGGCTTGTTTTGACCGCGACGTCACTTCCGATTTCTTCTTTCGGGGTTTGGCCAAAAAACGTTCCGCGTCACCGCAGCCGAGAGGACTTCCAGGTTTTTTCCCCTGCCGCTGCGCAGTCTCTGCTGCCCAAGTACTACAGACACTGGGTCACTTCAGCAGGACCCGTCTGGGTCTCTAGAGCAACACCCGTCCAGTACTGGGATCacgtctcctcctccccccacatcGTCCCGCCCCCCTAGCCCGCCCCTACGACTCCTGGCCGCGCAAGTCACGTGAGCCTACGCCCTTACGTCACTTTTGTGCGACCGGCCAGGTAGTTCTGCCCTCTCTGTGTCTCGGCGGCACCGTGTAGAGTCCGCGTGATCTTCCGCGAGTGAGCCTTAATAGTCCGGGTGGGGGCTGGCCGAATCCAAGAAATTCTCCTTGGACACAAAGTGTCCCGGCGGACCGGCGGGGCCTATCGGAGGTAGGTGAAGGCGGCTCCTGGTAGGCGCAGTCCGGACTCACGTCGGGCCTGTTTTGCTATCTCGCGTGCTCCTCTGGGGCTTCCCAGTCTTCGCAGACGGGCTGAAACTCTTTAACCAACCTCTCAGGATCCCCACCGCTTAGCTTCGACCCATATTTGCCCCTTCTACGACCACATTCTCGCTTGTGCACCGTTATTAATCCGCATCCCTCCGAGGCAATGGGCAaatttccatctctgtctttgCTAATGATGTTCCCTCGGTTTCGAATGCTGCCCTCACCCCGTGCGCTTGTGCTCATCTCAAGAGGTCAGTCTGTTTTGATCTTATACGTCAAGGCCGAGCTGAAATGCACTGTGAATCTTTCTGGGAGCCTCCCGGTTagaattaaaaatcttttttgagcGCTTAGTACTTTGTACGTTACTTATAGCATATATCTGTTATTCTGCGTCGGATTGTAGTAGTGTCTATTCATTTAGTTTCAGTTTCTCAGGCTCTGACCTCTCCCTGAtcattttcttactcattttcacATCATTTCTTGCCTGCATGCCTTAGTATTGTGTCgtgttcctcctctccctttcctccagtGCTGTATCTCACTTTTATCTGGCAAACCACTACTACTCCTTACTTGTAAACATTTACAGCTTTAAACTGTTTCTCTCGAGGCAGAGTTAGGTATTCCTTTGCCGATATTCTAGTAAGGGATGGCTTTGCCTGTATGCTAGTAAGGGAAGGAGCCGCAGGCTAAATCTGGGCAAGTGATGGTTTCTTTTCGCCTGCCAGTGAGCCTAGAATTGTTTTACAGGTAACTGTTTGCAATCTGTTTGATGCTAGGAAGCACTTTGAACCCGAAGTGAGTAAAATATTATTCCCAGCCTCCATaaatctcattcttttcatttataaacataaaattgtactcaattatttgggggggggttagTAAAAAATTGGGATTTtgtttcttgcttgctttcttgtaACAACATGATATTCTCCATTTTGCCTGTTGGCCAACAAAGCTTAAGATATTTATCTTCTGGTTCCTTACAGAAGAAGTTTGTTGACTCTTGCTGTGTAGTAATGTTCATATTACAGACaccatttgtgattttaattttgtgtttttccatAGAACCCAACAcaatgctttctttccttccttccacaagtTTTCTttgagcacttaaaaaaaatcttccaggTACAAAATGTTCAGTTTAGTAGGAAAAAGAGATCATTACAAATGCAATTTTACTATGCACAGTGACAGAAATATGCAGAGTGAAGTAGGATTAGTTCACAGAAGGTTTCCGGGGGGATGTGATTCTTGAGTTGAGCTTTAAATGATAAACAGCAAGTGGGTAGATGGAGATCATTCCTGGCAAAAGAGGGCAAATGAGcaaagaatgagagaagaaagagaatgctgTGTTAAAAGGGAGTAACAAAGAAGTGAAGCTGGAAAGGTAAGCAAGGGCCAGATCACATGCCATGTTAGGGAGCTTAGACCTTTATTTTCAGGCAAGGTTGGGCTTTGTAGCAAAAGCTGGATCTTGCTGATGGCTATTTAAAAGATGAATGAGGGAGTCAGGAGCCCTTATACTGCACCATATCAGTAGATGAGAAGATCTGATTAGGGCAGTGGAACTTGGTAGAGTGGACATGATGGAGGTTTAGAAAGATCTGGGAGGTAAAATCATCTTAACTACTTGGATGTTAAAAGTGAAGAGGAAGGACAAGTCAAAGCTGATTCCACAGTCCTAGATTCTGCCAATCACCACCTAAAATGGAGAATATTGGAGTGTGTGAAAGCACTGACCCATATCtgttttactcaacatagtatctccagagcctagaacagtgccctATACAGTGTAGGTACTTGAATGAACAGAAacgtttccttccttttaatcaTTGATTGCTGTGTTTCATCAAAATAGCCTTTAGCATATGCCATCCCTATTCATTTTGGTATTACTCATGCACTGTTACCAGGCTTTTTGGGATAGACAATGAGTTGCACCACTGATAACATGAATCTCTTTTACAGCTGAATAGTTCTGGAGAGATGTTTTGGCTTAATTCTATGTTAGttaaaagttttaattcatttttatcctactgtttaaaaaaattttatttatttatttatttattcttagagatggggcagagaggagagagggagacagagagaatcccaagcaggttcccctgtcagcacagagccctttgtggggctgaatcccaagaaccaggagaacatgacctgagctgcaatcaagagttggacgcttaatgactcagccactcaggagctccttttcttaaatttaattttaagcttctccgggttgcctgggtggctcaatcggttaagcgtccaactttggctcaggtcatgatctcaccgttcgtgagctcgagccccgcgtcgggctctgtgctgacagcccagagcctgaggcctgtttcagattctgtctccctctctgcccctcgcctgtgtgcacgcacgctctctctctctctcaaagagtaaataaacattaaaaaagaattaaaaaaatttttaattttaagctttTCCATTAGAATActagctttgttttccttcttggtATTTCTAAGGCTTTCAGGAAGTCAAGACCCTAGACTGTGTTCTTATAGATTGAATGTTATCTTAAATTTGGTTTCAGGAAACTTTTCTATTTGCAGTTTCACCTTAATGCTTTCTGTTGTTAAGAAATAAACAATCCAAGCCAGTGCACTTCTGATTTGGCTACTGGATGAATGGTTGAGGCAGACTTACTTCCAAGTGTTGTAAATTGGCTAGTTAGATATGAGAATATTTGTGTACAGCTTCTGTGTATAGCTGAGTAGAGGGTGCACTCTGGTAGTCCTATCTGTATTCTACCTGCTTCCTTAAGGTTGTCTCTTCTGTGTTATAGTTAAATGGTTTATTGGTCACTAATCCTATAAGCTACCACACAGCCTTTTGAAAAGACACAAAGTGAAAGTTAGACAGGTTTAAGaataacatgtatttaaaatgttttctttttcagacgTAAAGCAGAGTCACTGTAATTATTTCTAACATCAATTTCAAACTATTTATTCTTGGATAACAGtccaattatatgaaattatGGCTGGTTATAAGCCTGTAGCTATTCAGACGTATCCTGTACTTGGTGAAAAAATCACCCAAGACACACTGTACTGGAACAACTATAAGGTAAGTGGAGACAGTAACGAGGGGGTTGTACTGATGCTCATTTCTCCAGCATATGTTATACTTTGAATACTCTAATAGAGAACTAATAACTAAAAGGAATCAATCACCAGTTTATAATTTGGGTAGAAAATTAGGTAGCTGATGTTTGTTCTtagaattttttataaaagtCCCTACTGCTTAATCATTTTAATCATACAAGGACCTAGCACAGAATAGATGATTAATGAATGCCAAATGAATTAAATCTTAGAATTTGAATGTCATGCgagaaaattttttttgcctttgcaaAACTAAGGAGAAAGTGATGCAGAATTAATTCTGCTAGACTATCTTTAAAAgcttgaaaattattattttttaaagatgaacaaCTAAATAGAAAAGTGGGAAAAGATTGGGATTGGGAGGTTAATGGaacaagaaatttaaataaccaATAAATGTATAAAAGAGCTGTGGCTTCACTCATAAAGAAATGTCAGTTACCACAATAATTTGGATACTACTTTTCATCTGTTATATTGgcacaaatgaaaaattttgatCATTGCTACTTGAGGGAGGAAAATTGACGGAGACTTTCTGGAGGGCAGTTTCACATTATCTATCGTGATAAAAATACCTTTTGGCCATGTAAGTTCCACAGTTTGAAACTTACCCAAAGATTACAGTCCCCTAAATTTGCTGAGATACAGGTATATAGATGTTGATTAAAGTATTATTTGTAATGCTAGAAATTTTGGGAAAACCTGCGTCCCTTAGTAGCGGACCGGTAAAGTAAATTATGATGTACCCTATAACGGACGGCAAATCTATTGATCATATGAAAAATTAGCTGAGATGTGTAATTGAGTAAAAGGAAGCGAGGTTCAGAACAGCCTGCATGGTGTCATCTTTGTGTCAGTTACAGAATACATGGTTAAATGTATGCTGGCACAGGCATAACTTTTTCTCCCCAGTAATACACAGAAAACTCCACAGctgaagagaaagagtggagtATGGTTTTCCAGCCATATAGTTATTTACTTTAATGACAGCCAGGATGGTCTGGGTGATGTTATTTGgaccttttttgctttttcatactTCTGTATTAGATACAACCTAGTAAATGTTACTAAGAACAAAGTGAAATGATGGAGTAAGAAATTATGTAATGCTTGAACAGTCTTACCAGTTGTAACTCTGTTaatactttgtattttgttttgttaagacCCCTGTTCAGATCAAGGAGTTTGGTGCAGTGTCAAAAGTAGACTTTTCTCCGCAGCCTCCATATAATTATGCTGTCACAGCTTCCTCGAGGGtaaatataatattacatttatttttcttttgtgtctttatatGTACTACTGATGTAGAGGCATTTGGTTAAGTACtgtgttttttatcttttcatagaTTCACATTTATGGCCGATATTCTCAAGAACCTATAAAAACCTTTTCCCGATTTAAAGACACAGCATACTGTGCTACTTTTCGTCAGGACGGTAGACTGCTTGTGGCTGGCAGTGAAGATGGTGGAGTTCAGCTTTTTGATATAACTGGGAGAGCTCCCCTCAGGCACTTTGAAGGCCATACTAAGTAAGAGCcagtgtttaaaaatgtaaaaacaggggcgcctgggcggcgcagtcggttaagcgtccgacttcagccaggtcacgatctcgcggtccgggagtttgagccccgcgtcgggctctgggctgatggctcagagcctggagcctgtttccgattctgtgtctccctctctctctgcccctcccccgttcatgctctgtctctctctgtctcaaaaataaatagacgttaaaaaaaaaaattaaaaaaaaaaatttaaaaaaattaaaaaaaaaaaagaattttaaattggcTTAGGGACGGATatctgttttaaagatttttctctcaTGATTTCCCCCTACAGTCACTCCCTAAAACTGAGCTTTTTTGTTATTTGGGGAAAAGcagagttttatgttttatgttagtttttttcttgctgtttaacATATTGATCCTtgattttttagagcagttcaTACAGTCGATTTTACAGCTGACAAATATCATGTGGTCTCTGGGGCTGACGATTATACGGTTAAATTGTGGGATATTCCAAACTCCAAAGAAATTCTGACATTCAAAGAACATTCTGATTATGTGAGGTGTGGATGTGCTAGCAAACTGAACCCAGATCTCTTTGTAACAGGTTGGTGAACTATTTTTCCCCCCTGAAGTTGATCATTTTATTGCGATATAATTTGACGCTGCTTTGGGACTCTTGGGATAGAGcaatgtaaaaaattttataaaggaatatgtttctgtttatctaattcttttctttttcttcttttggtgaTCTTATTGTCTTCCAAGTGTGTTTGGAAACATAAGGCTTCCTTGAAAACATGCGTATCTGAACTATGGTTTAGTACTCTGGTTTTCACAGAGCCTCCAAGCAGCTGAGAAACAAAGATAATGGAGTTCAATCTTTGTGGGTGCTTGTGCAGAGGTTCCCAGGTGATTGAGTAGTGACAACTTGAAGATGGGAATAGTTTAAGGTCCTATATGATATAGTATGGTATAGTAATGCTTTTTCAGAAATAATCAGTGGTCCCAGAGTTTGTAGGTACTTTGTCATCATGAATGTACATAtgtgtctttaaattttatctaagccctttctccttttcaaatttgtttgcatacacacacgtatatttaGTTTTTGTTGATTTGAGTAATGACACTCACCTAATACCAAAATTGACATTTTAGGGTCATATGATCATACCCTCAAGATGTTTGACGCACGAACCAATAAGAGTGTGATCTCTGTTGAGCATGGGCAGCCAGTGGAGAGTGTCCTGCTCTTTCCCTCTGGAGGTCTTCTGGTATCagcaggtattttaaaaattgcttttaccTATATAGTTGGTTTTGAGTCAGTTATGTCTTTATcagttactttttataatttaatattgtgCACTTGAATTACATACCTAGGTTTTGCTCAATTGATAAACAGGACAAGCAAGCAGTTATTATTTATTGACTACCTAATGTGAGCCAGGTACTGGGCTCTTATATACAAATTATTGAGCCTAGAAGTGAGTGAGTTTTCTCCCTATTTTGCaactaaggaaataaataaaagtttttaaagtaatttgtcCACGATAGAGTGGCAGATCTGAAATCCCAGAACTCGAGAGCctgcattgtgtatataagccagaAATCCAGGTTGTTTGCCTGTTACTCCTACCTAAGAGATCTTAGGTTGAAAGAGATCGCAGTTCTTTCAATTCTAGAATCAGgcttgtctgtttttatgtctcttttgaTTGAAGTGACTGTCCAGAAAATAGCCAGTAGTTCTGGAGGAGGGTATAATGTGGCGTTCAGAAGGGGTCTTGGTACGTTTTTCATCAAGCTGGAACTGAGGTATTTTTCTGTAATGTTGATCCTAGagcattttcaaaatgagaatggaagaaataaatcGGCTTCTTTGATTTATCAAGTCAAAGTTAATGTGTTGACATTAGAATACAAAGGTGGTGTGTATAATTCATAGCACGTATATGGCTGTGtgtataggttttttttcttaattctaaaaCCCGAATAGAAATTACCCTGTTTTGTACTTCTTCCCCAGTACCTGtttagtttcaaaataaattgatGACATTGTCAGATGTATCCATTTTTCTTGATGTTATTTTGAGAAATGGAAACAAGCTGAATGGGGAGAATGGACACATGTATGCTAATCTCCACTGTGTCACTAGCTAATTGTATGACCTTGGAAAATCCCTTAACTCCTGTAGACTTTGAAAATGAGAGTTTGGCTAGGATCACTTGTTTTAAACTGTGCTCTCATGAGCTGCCACATGCGGTGAGACAGGGACTATGAATTGGCTCCCAGGCCCGGTTTCCCAGTCGGGATAGGTAAGACCTTTGCTCCCCCCTCTCCAACTCATTCTTCAATTTTACCTTCTAGACTtctgtgtaatatttcattgaaATAGAAGATGCTATagtaaaagaattctttttaaactatTAGATTAAATTGCCTTTAAGGACGCTTCTAACTCTTAGAGTAGAAGTGACAGggaaatttttcagttttgttgggaTTCACAAactttttaggaaataaaactcCATTATTCATTTCTGTAGTGACACGTTTCTTTTCCAGAATGattttattacaattttcttaaaatccattttggttatactttttattttgtaggcAGTTCTGTGAACTTTACAGGTATGCAATAATTTTTCGTTGTAACAGTTCTTCGTGGTAGGAACTATTTGTTATCATCAGCTACAAactcaataaatgatagagaCAGCATTGAAACCAGGTTTTGCAGAACCCTTCACTTCACCTCCATGCTGTGCAGTGTCTAGTAAAGAATGCTTTTCAAATCTTGAAACTATTGAATGTAGAGGCAGAATTTCAAACTAATGATGATTTCTTTCTATAGGAGGTCGTTATGTTAAAATCTGGGACGTACTAAAAGGAGGACAGTTGCTAGTATCTTTGAAAAATCATCATAAAACTGTGACGTGTTTATATCTGAGCAGCTCTGGACAGAGGTTACTCTCTGGGTCACTGGATAggttagcattttcattttctttccttattattgGTATTGTAGAAATATTTACTGCTTGAGAAGATGAGTTATTTCTGCAGTATTTGTGATGAAATAAATGTTCTGTCAAATGACTTCTTTGAAAATCTATTGaattgaaaatagttttgaccttttATTTACAATACagtaaacttattttctcacttgACAAAATTTAGTGCGTTAACTTGCATACTTAAGGAATTTTATTGAACCATTTGAACGTTAATCTTTAAAATAGTCTGTGTTATTCTGTggctttaaaaaatcctttctgtatatatttttatattttaaaagatttcttctGAGTGTATGTATACATTCTAGCTTATAttcttcaaaagttaaaattGTATGTGAAAATTTCTATACTTGAACGTGattcaaatattccttttttatataaGCATTAGTATTCCATTAGTTAAAGTTCTAGAACAGTGCTGGCCAACAGAAATAAGATGTGGGCTAcgtatgtagttttattttttttttaaatttttttttttttcaacgtttatttatttttgggacagagagagagacagagcatgaacgggggaggggcagagagagagggagacacagaatcggaaacaggctccaggctctgagccatcagcccagagcccgacgcggggctcgaactcacggaccgcgagatcgtgacctggctgaagtcggacgcttaaccgactgcgccacccaggcgccccacgtatgTAGTTTTAAATATTGTAGTAGCCACAGAAAGGCAAAAGGAACtaggtaaaattaatttaataatatgtttcatttagttcagtgtatctaaaatatcatttcaacgCGTAATCCGTGTAAAAATTATTactaagatggggcgcctgggtggcgcagtcggttgggcggcctacttcagccaggtcacgatctcgcagtccgtgagttcgagccccgcgtcaggctgtggggtgatggctcagagcctggagcctgtttccgattctgtgtctccctctctctctgcccctcccccgttcatgctctgtctctctctgtcccaaaaataaataaacgttgaaaaaaaaatttaaaaattattaccaaGAGACTAGAGACAAATTAACCATCCAATATGTGCCCCAAGATGTGGTAATTTATAGTGATTAAAGTGAAATATAGTTTTGTTTAACAGAAAAATGTCTTAATACTGcctcagttttaaaattaaaataagttaattaaaatcaagtaaaattgaaaatttgGCTCTTCATTTTCATAACCACccttcaagtgctcagtagcatGTGGCTAGAACTATGGCACAGTTCTTGTAGTTACTTTCGTTTGTTTTTGGtcattttgtttccatatttccTATTTTCACTATTATGGAAAGCCTTGGTTTTTCAGTatgcttaatacatattttaaaagctacaaaatattttaaacagaaaggaatttattatGTAAATAGGTAGCAGATTCTCTGAAATGGTGTTACTAGGCAATTTGGGACTcgagtttaaaaaaaactttttttaaatgtatgtttgtttatttatctttttgagagagagagtgtgcaagtgggggggtgaggcagaaagagagggagacacagaatctgaaggagcctccaggctctgagctgtcagcacagagcccgacgcggggcttgaactcatggattgcaagatcgtgtcctgagctgaagtcggatgcttaaccaactgagccacccaggcgcccctgggactcAGGTTTTAGATGTGTCCCTCAAAAATCAAGTGTGAGTTGGCTCTGTTCACGGTTCTCAGCCCACAGTGACTTGTGTCTCCAAGAGGATGCGCGGCAGCAgctggagacattttgggttgttgGCACCAGTTGGGAGTGGTGAGCTGCTGGCCTGCAGTGGGTAGTGGTTCGGGATGCTGCTGAGCTTCCTGCAGTGCACAGAACAGCCTCCACAACAAAGACCGATCTGGCCCATGGTGCAGAGCATGCTAAcgttgagaaaccctgctcttttgacttccagtgggcTTTGATACTTTTTCTTTACTCTCACGTGTCATCTTCAGGCTACGTTGGTTCGCGGTCTGTTCTTCTGGTGACTAGTCACGTCTTTATACAGACATGGCTAGTGCTGACAAACAGCTCAGTTGTAAGATTCAGTGATGAATTAGTTTGCAGTTAATATTATTAattgttattttccttcattgatgtgtaaaatgtaatgtttatatatttctaaaaagtagaaaatgtgcattttatacTCCTTTCCAAGGTGATTTATGACAAACCTTTCCTTTTTATCAGGAAGGTGAAAATATATAGCACGACTTCCTATAAAGTAGTCCACAGTTTTGATTATGCAGCTTCAATTTTGAGTCTTGCACTTGCAGTAAGTATTTTTAGCCCTTTTTAAAGCTTTCACTAACATTGTTGAGTGAAACTGAAATGGAATTTTACAGTTTATCTTTGTATTTgaataaatcttattttcttcttgccACATGAAATAGTTAAGACAGTTGCTATTATATGACTTGTCCCAGTAATTTAGTATGGATTGAGATTTAGGTCTTGTTCACCATACAGCTTCAAACTGAGTACAGCTGTAGGCATTGTTAACTCTAAAGACAGGATCTGGGAAATTGTTAAATCTCTTTTCAACACATTTAACTTAGGGTTAACATACTCTAGAAAGTCACATTGGCtctctgagggggaaaaaaaaagaggagagagagaaggagataacAAAGTGAACGTGCTTGTCTTTGTTGATGCTCTTTCTGGAATGTCCACTGTCAAGTTTCATGAGCcgtggaagaagaggaaatttgaatACATCATATAGAAACCTGAATTAGAAGAGGAAAagcttattataaaatattttcttggccaGACTGTGGAAAGTCATGCCATCACACAATCCTTTTCCTAGTAAGAGgatgtaggaaaaaaattattttagaagttCCCCAAGATGTCATTAATTCTGTATTATTGTACAAAGTGCCGGTGATAATTTACACTGGATATAACATGTTCTATCAGTAAAATCATATCCtggaataaaaaatgatttgttcTGTCTTTTTGCATAGATCATTGTTAGGCAAAGTATCTCTGTCTGAATGGAACTCTTGTGAAAGTGCGGATAAGCAGAAAACGCTTCATAAATGgtgttttgaagaaaaagtaagataaatGATGTGTTAGGAATAGACTAACATATTTCTAATTGCTTTTAGCATGAAGATGAGACAATAGTTGTGGGAATGACCAATGGAATACTAAGTGTTAAACATAGGAAATCTGAAGCAAAGAAGGATTCTCTTCCCAGGAGAAGAAGGCCTGCGTATCGAacttttattaaaggaaaaaattacatgAAGCAACGGGTATTTGtgtatttcttacattttctttttagatggTGTAGTTTGTTAGAGTAGCCAACTCCGTCCCTGCACGTTACTGGAACGTGTAGTTCACGTGG
It contains:
- the UTP15 gene encoding U3 small nucleolar RNA-associated protein 15 homolog, producing the protein MAGYKPVAIQTYPVLGEKITQDTLYWNNYKTPVQIKEFGAVSKVDFSPQPPYNYAVTASSRIHIYGRYSQEPIKTFSRFKDTAYCATFRQDGRLLVAGSEDGGVQLFDITGRAPLRHFEGHTKAVHTVDFTADKYHVVSGADDYTVKLWDIPNSKEILTFKEHSDYVRCGCASKLNPDLFVTGSYDHTLKMFDARTNKSVISVEHGQPVESVLLFPSGGLLVSAGGRYVKIWDVLKGGQLLVSLKNHHKTVTCLYLSSSGQRLLSGSLDRKVKIYSTTSYKVVHSFDYAASILSLALAHEDETIVVGMTNGILSVKHRKSEAKKDSLPRRRRPAYRTFIKGKNYMKQRDDILINRPSKKHLELYDRDLKNFRVSKALDRVLEPSCTIKTPEITVSIIKELNRRGVLANALAGRDEKEISRVLNFLIRNLSQPRFAPVLINAAEIIIDIYLPVIGQSPVVDKKFLLLQGLVEKEIDYQRELLETLGMMDMLFATMTRKESTSVWQHASDGFLENKKVES